Within Haematobia irritans isolate KBUSLIRL chromosome 2, ASM5000362v1, whole genome shotgun sequence, the genomic segment ATAAGTCAATTCCTGTTGATAGCCagtatctatgaaatttttagcCTTGGTCATTAATGCTGATTGTTGGTTATTATCATGGTTTCTCGATTTCAAATaatccaaaattaaaatattcggCACGAAATTTATCATATTCTGTTCTCCACATCCTGTTGGTTTTTGCACCAAGTCCTCTAGATTATCCAATGTGGTTCCCATAATATCACCACTAATGgataaaaccaaatattctgatTCACTTACAATATCCCGAGGTATATTAGCTTGAAAGGTAATAGTTTTTGATTCACCATTGGACAAGGTGAAAAGTTCATCTTGATTATGATTGTGCACAATGCCCTCGGGTTCAACTTTTAGCCTATGGAGTACAGCATCCGAGGTTATGgagttatttgcagttatttgtaTATCGATATAGCCTATGCGTTTGGGTGATATTCGAAATTCTAAACTTTTCCCATTATTTGCTGGAACAGTAATATTACGAATATCTTCTTTTTTGGCTGAAGCATGATTTGCATCATCCATTATTTGGAAATCATCATTTCCGGTTCCTTTCATAGAGACCATGGTTGCATGATTCTGTTGTAGATAATTGAAGATTGTTACTGGTATGGTTACAGTTTCTCCTCTCCTTATAGAATATGGCAGATTGACACTGATAAAGAATGGCTGAAAAGATTCTATATTAAGATGTTCTTCCAACATTCCAAAGCCAGTTTCATCATTGACAGAAAATGCTCTGACAATCCATGTAGTTATGGTATCGGGCACCCGAAGTGTAAGAGATGAATTTGCCTTGGTTCTGAAAGAAAATCGGAAAAATTACttaaagcaagtatatacggccgttagttcggccaggccgaatcttatgtaccctccaccatggattgcatagaaacttgtactaaaaactgtcatccacaatccaattacttgggttgcggtaacacctgccgatggcaaggtatcttaaatcttcttaacaccgtcttctcaattgtaagttagtccatacggggtatatattaaacaaaaaaggccgattaaatacgtaaataattcagtttgacaaaattttctatagcaataaaatttgacaaaattttctatagaaataaaattttgaccaaattttgtatattattacaattttgaccaaattttttagagaattaaaattttgacaaaattttctatagaaataaaaccttgacaaaattttctatagtcataaaattttaacaacattttctatagtaataaacaaaattttctaaattttggtagattatttttggggatcggctatatataactatagaccaatatggaccaattttggcatggttgttagcggctatataaagggtgatttgttaagagcttgataactttttttaaaaaaaaaacgcataaaatttgcaaaatctcatcggttctttatttgaaacgttagattggtccatgacatttactttttgaagataatttcatttaaatgttgaccgcggctacagaagactatatttagccaaatttgagtaagatcggttgctaaataagggttttatagccaaatttagaaaaatcgggtggtacatatatgggagctatagctaaatctgaaccgatttcgatgattttttgcacatctagttagtgctatagaagattatattttgccaactttgagtaagatcggttaataaataagggttttgtggccaaatttgggaaaatcgggcgagctacatctaaatctgaaccgatttggatgaaattttgcagacttgaaaggCGATGAAAAAGACTATTTTTTGCCAATCCgttgacgatccgtttgtaaaaaagcgcaacgtaaccccatttgcccaaatcgggcgatacatatatatggaagctatatctatttgatccgatttcttccaaattcaatagctttcgtccttgtgcccaaaaaactccctgtaccaaatttcatcaaaatcagttaataattccgaccggaatcctgtgagcaacaaatacatggacagacggacggacgggcaccaagcgctagatcgattcaggaggtgattctgagtcgatcggtatatattttatgtggtctaaaatcaatatttctggtaggcacattttttggcagatcaaacttattataccctgaccactatgtggtttagggtataaaaacgaacatggaagaaataaacatattccaaaatgaggatattttagtttttattacaggatctcaacagttttgagaggaatattgtctataccacattcgtcggcaaatgtgaaacgtgaaatgtgattctttttccgccacactgaggaacagagtattataagatagtgcatatatttgaaaCACccggaaggagacgaaatacacacatggtgtctttagcaataatgcttagaGCCGGCCCCTGATCCGGTTGCTGCagatggtatgttagaattctacaaaaaatggtacattttttactgttttgtagattggtaaaattcttgattttcgtagattttgcaaagaggtacttcttcacaaattttcgtttgcaataaactttgacaaaattttctatagaaataaaattttgtcaaaattttctaaaaaaaattttttttcaaaaaatcttctataaaaataaaattttgacaaaattttctatagaaacaaaattttgtatagaaataaattgttgataaaattttctatggaaataacattttgacgaaatttcctatagaaataaaattctcaaaaaaaaaaaaaaaaatctgtagacagaactttttgacaaaattttctgtaaaaataaaattttgaaaaaattatctatagaaataaaattttgcaaaatatttttttttagaaaatcacaCTTTTGCAAtagtatttaaattattatataattttagcaccttttggcttcgacaagtatattttttatagatttttagtactttttcgtcaacatgATTTGTCATCCTTGGACCATATATACCTTATATCACTTTCTAATAATTTTCTCTCTTTAGAACTGAAGTTTCCAAATATTTCTCTTTTAACACAAATGTTGTTAACAACGAACTTTTTTCATGTGTATAAAGTCGGTAATACTTACAtatcaaaatctttaaatatCCATGTTTCTGGGAAAATTGAGCGAATTGGTGTAGGATTATTATAAGGTGATGGTTCTAATGGAATTCCTATAAGACGAAATTATTTGCTTACTATTACTTCGAggtaattttctaataaattaaCCACAGAACTTACTAAATACATGCTCATCGTATTTTCCActtgtaaatataattaatCCGGCACTATAACCTGGAGAGTAAATATACTCGTAGTCATTTATATGTTGCACCCCATACGATCTGTCGTACAATAAATCATCCATAATGGTATCCTTTCGTAAAATATTGCTTGAATCCATTAGCAGTACACTTTTGTCAACAGCTACAATGGAAATTCTTGAATTAGGCCTACCCTTTATGTTCATTGTAATATTCTGGCCCGGTTTAACAGTGTTAGGGGCTGTGATAGCTAACTGAAATTCGATGGAAacgttacaaatttaaaaattcaattattaaACAAGGGGGTTTTCCTTACTTACCTGATTAACGAACATTTTAGGCAAGCGAATGGTAAATTCGCAATAGTGCAATTTATCTTCGATGATGTAGTAAACAAACAGATATGAGTTTGGTATCATTGCCATCGaagctttaattttaattgtatgcgAATTTGTATTCCCTGGCAAACGAATGAATTCCTTTCGTATGATATTTCCATGACTTGTAAGAGTGTAAATCAGGTAAGGTAATGTCTGACTATCTGATACATCAATTTCAATAGGCTCACTAAGGTCAACAGATCTGTAAaaaccaattgaaatttttattttaaattcaattcacatTTGCGAAAGGTATTAAAATCCCGAAATAAAATGGAACCATCTGAACTTTAGATATCTACCGAAAAACGTATTTATATTTCAAACTCAATTATTCGGTTAGGGAAGGATAACGTGCACGGTTGTCTCTCGATCCAAAAATGATCTAgcacaatttggagaaaattttacccaacGACTcagaagtaagtaaagtctaaagtcgggcggggccggctatattatacccttcaccactatgtagaccaacatttgtgttaccatctcaacaacttcaaatttggtggaagcgtttgcatttccagatacaaatacttataatggagccAATttcttgtacttctacaaaatctctaatattaaaattgaaatctggTAACGCCCtgaaatgaaacacaatgttagtaaaaacaagtatatatgaccgtaagttcggccaggccgaatcttatgtaccctccaccatggattgcgtagaaacttctacgaaagactatcatcgacaatcgaattacttgggttgtggtatcttaaaacttcttaacatcgttttctaaattgtgagttagtacatacgtgatatatgttagacaaaaaagttacccagcaaaaaaatttggaagttcttccaaaggcacaattttaaaagcacttccagaagatgcactcccaataatgttctttattttaactacccacacggttgaaaaagactgtttttcatatgtttggctataaacattatatgtttggaacacaaatttttaaacacaatatttttgagtgcaagcatataatgttcataaactagcataacatgtttgggacatatatgttaatatgttagaacatattatgtttgggacataaaatgtttgtaaatataatatgcttgaatgcaaacatatattaacttagaaatagcctataaacatatatgtgtttagtagcttggagcgctatttaacagggagcgatattgaattaagttggtggttgtagcttgttattacaaaattaacattttatttttccttgggcaattgatcagctacttctttgatccttacaaactgtgtggtccgctgttcgaatccccgtccggcaaaaggtaaaattaaaataaaaaaaaatcataaaattgaataatttcttctacaatgtttgtattacagaaaaaggtgctaagaactaaaaaatctcgtggaagtgagaaagatgtcggggaatatacaattgggcagaaacaaaattttgagcattcaggtcgaaaacctatgttgttagcacctatattacctgtttattttcataattcattatgattgtaaatatataaataaataaataaaattttgagcacaatattgtttgggagaattttttttaagcatataatatttttgggtgcaaaatgcttccaaacatattatatggtcacataataacatattgttttttggaagacaacattattgaatttggatgcaaaaatacaaaatgtttggaacttagactacccaaacatatattgtttataccaatatgctttcaaacattttatatattggtagagatcaaacatataaatgtttgggcaatacccaaaaacgtatatgcttgaagcaaaatatttttgggagtatatgttacagaagcgattttttgtgagggtgcaggaagttcttttaattcaattttttataacttggttttttcatactcctaatgggtaattttaacttttttgttttaaataggttaaaaacagagtaagaattcataaaatggtacaaatcatttaaagtttgtcgaaaaaaaatgctaaatccaatttgaaaaaattgtgaatttttgaaaatatttgaggtcaaacgtttccaacaagcgttagaattcattaaaaattataaaaaattataaaaattatttatttggcataatatcacataagttttaaatttacatccaaaacattgaattcggctcacacctaaagaagtgatgcaaattcagtgcaccggctgttgaaatggtggacttccgtcctatgacaagcccatgttaaattcatcgcttctgcgtcaattttggaccacttccggatccaaaaagaacatgttcattacttctttggcgacgctttttttttgctgggtatgtctacaaataattacgaatagacatggacttttgcacggtatgtagacagccagaattgaaatatgggggtcgcttatgtgggggctatatagaattatgaactttatatggaccaatttttgtgtgattggggatcgatttatctgagggctatatataactatagaccgatatggacctagttaggcatggttgttcaatttcaactgactcggatgaaatttgctcctccaagtggctccaaaaccaaatctcgggatcggtttatatgggggatatatatgattatggactgatatggaccacttttggcatggttattaaatatcatatactaccacacgtaccaaatttcaaccacatcggatgaattttgcttctccaaaaagcaccagagttcaaatctggggatcggtttatatgggggctatatataattatggactgatatgaaccaattcctgcatggttgttggataccatatattaatatcacgttccaaatttcaaccgaatcggatgaattttgctgttccaaggggctccggaggtcaaatctggtgatcggtttatatgggggctatatataattatgaaccgatgtgaaccaatttttgcatggtcattagagaccatataccaacaccatgtaccaaatttcagccgaatcggataaaacatgcttctcttagaggctccgcactccaaatcgggggatctgtttatatggaggctatatataattattgaccgatgtgggccaacttttgcatggttgttagagaccatatactaacaccatgcacaaaatttcagctggatcggatgaaatttgcttctcttagagcaatcgcaagccaaatctgggggtccgtttatatgggggcgatacgtaaaagtggaccgatatggcccatttgcaatacattcCAACCtaaatcaatagcaactacttgtgccaagtttcaagtcgatagcttgtttcgttcggaagtaagcgtgatttcaacagacggacggacggacggacggacatgctcagatcaattcagaatttcaccacgacccagaatatatatatactttatggggtcttagagcaatatttcgatgtgttatggtggagggtataaaaatatgggaaatatgaagcgagagaagcgAGAGCATttatcataacaggttggctgataagtccccggtctgacacatagatggcgtcgctagtattaaatgcatattatttttatatagtaccaaccttcaaatgattcgtgtaaaaatttgacgtctgtagtcaattagtttttgagatagagcgtcttttatgaagcaactgaagttattgtgaaaaaaatggaaaaaatggaatttcgtgttttgataaaatactgttttctggaggggaaaaatacggtggaagcaaaaacttggcttgataatgagtttccggactctgccccagggaaataaacaataattgattggtatgcaaaattcaagcgtggtgaaatgagcacggaggacggtgaacgcagtggacgcccgaaaatggtggttaccgacgaaaacattaaaaatatccacaaaatgattttgaatgaccgtaaaatgaagttgatcgagatagcagaggccttaaagatattaaaggaacgtgttggtcataccattcatcaatatttggatatgcggaagctctgtgcaaaatgggtgccgctcgagctcacatttgaccaaaaacaacaacgtgttgatgattctgagcggtgtttgtagctgttaactcgtaatacacccgagtttttccgtcgatatgtgacaatggatgaaacatggctccatcactacactcctgagtccaatcgacagtcggctgagtggacagcgaccggtgaaccgtctccgaagcgtggaaagactcaaaagtccgctggcaaagtaatggcctctggtttttgggatacgcatggaataatttttatcgattatcttgagaagggaaaaaccatcaacagtgactattatatggcgttattggagcgcttgaaggtcgaaatcgtggcaaaacggccccatatgaagaagaaaaaagtgttgttccaccaagacaacgcaccgtgccacaagtcattgagaacgatggcaaaaattcatgaattgagcttcgaattgcttccctacccaccgtattctccagatttggcccccagcgactttttctagttctcagacctcaaaaggatgctcgcaggtgatcgccgaaactaccTAAACtactactaccaaaatggtatcaaaaaaattggaaggtcgttataatcgttgtatggctcttgaagggaactatgttgaataataaaaaggaatttttacaaaaaaatatgtttttctttgctagaccggggacttatcgccCTCGTATgttgggagaaagtttccttttctCCAATAATttcttgcgtacgttagttaaatgaactaaaaaacgggaacaaaaattatacacaaattaagcataaagatttactaaattcgtatttctcacaaaatagttcattatttctttaaatttgtaaattttactgcaaattcgtccatcgtgaacttcgtatgacactaaaaacattcttgcaattttgaactccaatttgttccttcaaactacaaaatattctttaacaattgaaaaaataattgaatttgtcgaaaaatatgtacttattttaatgatatcggcgtgatgtcagcgtttgtaatgctttttaattacaattttctaaaaacaatcaagattttctaaaattaaccaaaatttgtcTTCGTGGTGGATTCACTTTATTTTCAATGTGCCTCTTTAGATCTTGATCGTTTTATATAAAAGAGTCtggaaataattatgaaccgatatgaacaaattttggtTTGTTTAGGGCACTtagtaatatcacgtaccaaatttaaatcggATGGTATCAgattttctcttccaagaggctccggaagccaaatctggggatcggtttatatgagagctgtatagttttaatcaaatatggaccaatttgtgcacgatTAGTAGAATGTTCTATATGCTATGTCAGTATgtgctatactaacatcacgtatctaATTTcacccgaatcggatgaaatttgctccatcAAAGGGTTCCGGCatttaaatctggggatagttttatatgaaggctatataatTTTAGACCGATATAGGCCAAATTCTGCATGGTAGCTAGaaacatatactaacttcacgtaccaaatttaaaacgtatcgaataaaatttgctttttctagaggatccggaagtcaaatctggtgattggtttatatgggagttatacgtAATTATGTACGAATTTTCGCATGGCTGTTAGATGTCATAtaaaaacaccatgtaccaaatggcgGAAATTTCCTCCTTCAAGAGAAGCTATAGGTaattaccctacgggaaatggatcaaccccaggacTGGTGCAGGATTAGTCCCTGATATGTATGTACCAGTCTCAGTTCTGGAATGAAAGGTACCGGTCACTTGGTTTGCCATTAGTTTACTTTGCAGGACACGACTTGCACTCATTTCAAATGATATGTCAAGAGTATACcaattcaataaattatatgaaaatgtaataaaaaattgagacaaaCTGGAGCACTTGTACCAGTACTGTTATAGATCCGTTAGGGGCAATttacaccaatttcccgtagaatacacgcagagaaggaatatgatcaccgtaaatatgtttcaagagcaaactgTAATTTTTGGATGGAGACCAGGCAACAGAATATATATTGTTGTTTTGCTATTTTTCAAATCgattaggaaattttgaataCCATACTAAAATGGTACTAAATAGTACCATAAGCCTATGAAAGAACGGAAGAATGTATGTGATATTGTGATGTATTTTAAAACGATCTTATTTGTTAATAATAGTTTATATAGGGATATACgataaacatttttcttaatGTCCAACACTACTCACCTTCTTGGCTTCATTGTAATTTTACAATTGGAATCATCTGTATCATAACTGGTGTGCTCCACAAATGTATTATCGTAGGTGAATTTTGTATCTTTGAATTGAAACCCAAAAGTAGATGAGGGTTCATAATCAAATTCAAATTGTGCTATTCCTTTGTCATCCAAGTGTGATGAATATTCCTTGCCGGATAAACGCATAATGGCTGCTGTGGAATTATCTCTAACCGGAGAGCCATTCCAATTTTCCACATGAAGTTTAAGGCGATATGGTTGACCATCACGAAACTCAATTTCAGATAGTGGGACAAATAAATTATAACGATTATATGCGAAAAGAATTTCACTTTCAGTGGTAGCTGTTGCATTGGTAAGCTTCTCTTTCATGGTTGCCAAAATATAAACTTTCCATGAATAATCAAAGTCTCTCACATCCATAATAAGATCAGCTTTAACATCATCGTTGTCGATAATAAGTGTttgatttttgctaaatttaaaaTCCCGAGTAGATTCCAATACAACAATGTCCACAGTACCTTTAACATATTTCCCATATGTATATTTGCCATAAACGGTAGCTTTCAGAATTCCATCTTGTCTTGGTAAATAACGATCGTTTTCAATGTGAACACTAAATTTGGGTAAAACATATTTCTCTACTTTAAATGTGTATTCTTTGTCCATATCATATTTGCCACTTATATGAACTGAAATAGTCCAGGTTCCTAATATTGGTTGTTTGGACAATTGAAATTTCGCAGCATATACACCTCGATCCAATTGAATATCCTTAAATTGTTTCACACGATTTCGTTGGGCATCCTGTAAATTGGAAagtaaattcaaatattttaaaaaattaaattctacactgtcgaaaaaaatggttctgtaacatatacgcagagaaggaataaaaTCGtcccattttggagagtaagtttAGTACTTAAAAATGCCAAAGCGGCGATCATTTCAGGATGGCGCTTCACCGGGAATGatccaaaataccgcagagttACTTTCGTGTAGCTTACAACGGCTTTGGCTGACACTTAAATGCCATTCGTATCCAAGGTAGCCaaatcgaacaaatctaaactgattgtaaaattttatcttatttcCGTTatatttaacaataaaattaaaaaaaaaaaaacaagtatatacggccgtaagttctgccaggccgaatcttatgtacccactacgggttgcgtagaaacttcttctaaacactaccatccacaatcgaattacttaagttgcgctaACGCCtgccttaaaacctcctaacactgtcttcaaaattgtatgtaagtccatacgtggtatatattaaataaaaaaagatcgattatatacgtatataattcagtttgacaaaattttctatagaaatacaattttaacaaaattttctatagaaataaaattttcacaaaattttcaatagaaataaaattttggtagattatttttggcttgagtggcacccATGATTATgacccgatatgtaccaatttttgtgtgattggagaacaGCTATATACTcgcaaaaaaaacgtttggaaaatgtgtaccgaaaacgtttttcttttgttaaagttttttgaattgcttcgaaaattttaaacttttatcaccaaaaaaattcgtttgttacaaaatttttattttttcaataaaaaagttatttttgaaacaacaacacagcccatttcgtttatatcaaacactgttttttctgactttagttctttaataagacacattttaaagttcaaaatttaatatagtacaatgtaatgttgaacattttttcggaatcttccaaacatatctcgaatatatgtaaaaaaaaagaaaaaaaactttggtcgaagcagggatcgaacccacgacccttggcatgcaagtcggacgtagcaactgctccacggtgccaaactaaatgtttgtttctgttaaataaactttgtttattcggttcgtgggcgccgcaagctatgctatataaatataacttatatggatatttatctattgatgaccataacaggtacatagctcagtggttagtgcgttggcttacaaagtgcatggtccgcggttcgattctccgtccagtcgaaaggtaaaaaattttttttaaaaattataaaatcgtataatttcttctacattgttggtattacaggaaaaggtgttaagaactaaaaaacctcgtggatgtgagaaagatgtgagggaaaatgcaattagcaagaaaacaatgtgttttttttttttttttgagttagtctttatgaaattgtttttacatcctagaaaagaataaacgtttatcacaaaaagtatatacttttcttccaaatacacttccttacagcgaaaaactttgtttgtctaaaatttcgtttgggaggaaagaattatttttttgcgtgtataactatagaccgatatggaccaattttggtatggttgttactaacaccatgttccaaatttgaaccggatcggatgaattttgctcctccaagaggctccggaggtcacatctggagaacggtttatatggaggctatatataattatggaccggtatggactaattctggcacggttgttagagatcatatactaacaccatgttccaaatttcaaccggattgtatgaaatttgcttctcttagagactcggc encodes:
- the LOC142226581 gene encoding thioester-containing protein 1 allele S1-like; this encodes MSQRCYPYLLVILIASITPVLCLSHYSIVAPGTIRSNRNYSVCISLHNAPTDAIIRLTISSQNSSFSLSQDVSLQPYESKLVEFIPPKLNGRFQYALNAQGVKGISLDRTKKLYVLTNGGPRVYIESDKALYKPEDIVQFRVIVLDEHVQVTKIIEPIRIQILDAQRNRVKQFKDIQLDRGVYAAKFQLSKQPILGTWTISVHISGKYDMDKEYTFKVEKYVLPKFSVHIENDRYLPRQDGILKATVYGKYTYGKYVKGTVDIVVLESTRDFKFSKNQTLIIDNDDVKADLIMDVRDFDYSWKVYILATMKEKLTNATATTESEILFAYNRYNLFVPLSEIEFRDGQPYRLKLHVENWNGSPVRDNSTAAIMRLSGKEYSSHLDDKGIAQFEFDYEPSSTFGFQFKDTKFTYDNTFVEHTSYDTDDSNCKITMKPRRSVDLSEPIEIDVSDSQTLPYLIYTLTSHGNIIRKEFIRLPGNTNSHTIKIKASMAMIPNSYLFVYYIIEDKLHYCEFTIRLPKMFVNQLAITAPNTVKPGQNITMNIKGRPNSRISIVAVDKSVLLMDSSNILRKDTIMDDLLYDRSYGVQHINDYEYIYSPGYSAGLIIFTSGKYDEHVFRIPLEPSPYNNPTPIRSIFPETWIFKDFDITKANSSLTLRVPDTITTWIVRAFSVNDETGFGMLEEHLNIESFQPFFISVNLPYSIRRGETVTIPVTIFNYLQQNHATMVSMKGTGNDDFQIMDDANHASAKKEDIRNITVPANNGKSLEFRISPKRIGYIDIQITANNSITSDAVLHRLKVEPEGIVHNHNQDELFTLSNGESKTITFQANIPRDIVSESEYLVLSISGDIMGTTLDNLEDLVQKPTGCGEQNMINFVPNILILDYLKSRNHDNNQQSALMTKAKNFIDTGYQQELTYRHPNGAYSVFGPEKSTESNWLTAYVIRFFIKGLKYSAIEPRIIEEGLKYLSTQQMEDGSFPHRGHLFKPAHQNQYGFTAFVMLTFLEDGKFSRKFNTVIDKAMQFLYANVDRVQDTYSLALLANAFENAGNSSQAQNILTKLDSMAREENGLKWWTSNNKNEESANDVEITAYILLALPEVPNNQYLPIFNWLIKQRNPYGGYGSTHDTVVGLQALIKYAGKLSQAQNTLLKVHYIAMCDNGKNVKENILGVDSDNELILQKEELPRNTRSVKVDIMGTGRIYLQLSYQYYISDLPKVSALVPPKEIAIPSEPSTTSIQFPNMQPRMFQSIAAIYEYFTIKPTAKRTASNAMSLDICCTYRPMTEEEKFTNMVILEVQFPSGFTANPENIEKLRDEEFISRIDSRNDGTKLMIYFEKLEGNEEQCLNILADKGFQVDSLKPSAIVMYDFYDDKRRSTTMYQI